The Phragmites australis chromosome 13, lpPhrAust1.1, whole genome shotgun sequence DNA window ACAGTCCTCTGCCGCTCATAGCCAGCGTCATCCCTATCGCTCCGCCCCCACGCCTACCTCCTCTATCAAGTCAACCCATCGCCCATCAACCTTCCTCTAAGCTTAAAAATGGAGAATGCTGGTGAAAAAAAGGATGTAAGTTCACACACCCTCCCCTGAACTCAATCAAGTTTTCATGTGCTAGAGCTTACTAAGTCCTCAATTATTTGAAATTTTCCTATTTTTCGATCACCACCTTTATGCTTTATCCTTTATATCACTGCCCAACGACTCGCTCATGTATTAAATATTATGGATTTACTAGACTTTAATAGACTGAAATCaaatctttattttatttgatgAGATGTTTGTTCGATTTTTCGATAGTGTGTCTGTTCCTTTGATCTATACTCACTCAAGGATTTTTATCTGACatgcataaaaaattatatatgtccatattataaaaaatattatttatttataaatcaGTTTTTTTAAACGTTATATCTCCATccaataattactattattaaaTAAAACATATCTTTATTTTTACCCGATTAAAAACTAGCAACACACGCAGACCTATAGGACTCTCCCCCATCCTAGATCACACCCTCTTCCATGGTGCCGTCGAAGCCCACGGATCGGCACTGCACGCTCTCATGTTGGCCAACCCCCGCAGCTACCCGTGCCACCGCACCTCTCTCGCCGACACAATTCCTCCGCTACTATGTCGCCGCTCCATTGCCTCTTCCTCCACCGTTGCCCAGATTCGTGGCCGCCATCGCGAGCACCCCCCATCATGAAATCCACACCTCCCCATCAATTTTGGTTTCATCATGGTGCcatccgccgccttctcgcagTTCCACAGTGCAAAtcgctgcccccccccccccccccaaaaaaatcgCTACAAAGTCTAGGATCAAGTTGAATCCGGACCATAACCTCACCATCGTTGACAGTCTCATAGATAGGGAAGATGATAGGCGACCGGAGCACAAACAGCGATGCAAATTGTAGGGTAAGCATCTAAAATTAGTAAGTTTGAGCAAATAATAAAGGATTTCCAATTAAAGTTAACTTGTGTTTAATAGTTATTAAGCTCAGAAGTCATGCTGATTTCGAACCAGCAGGCTAATGACCCATCACCCACCTTTGCTTTGCAAGTCCATGTTTGACCAAGTTCTCGGTCGGTTTATCTCTATCAACATGGTTGGCTTGAATTAATGCCAATATTACACGAGTCAATCATTGCCTTAGGGGAACTACAGTATCAATGTCCGAATCCATAAcattttcatcttcttttttgtacatttcatttcattttgaATCCTGATCTTGCTCTAGATCTCTACATGCATGCCTGTATTACCCGGAAACTTCACCACGATATCTTTTCACTCACACAAAATCAGGACTAGTTACATAAACCCAAGGAAGAAATGGACAGagttaaaataaattaaaccAACGAACGAACCAAATTGTGCATTACAAGTAACTAAGCCAAAGACAATTAAGTATATATCCATCTAGATACTCAACAAAGCTCCATATACAACCTTAGCTAAAGCCAAGTACCATCACCCATTTCTTTCACCATTGACACTCTTTTCATCATGTATAGCGGTATCATCTCCCTCTAATCTATCCCCCAACATGCTCGATTATCCTTTGGAAGCCAGCAAATCACATCGACCCTTCTCTGATCCCTTGCTACAGATACTCCGCTTGTATTCTCTCTCTGTTCTGCTCCCACCACACCTTTGCCCTGTCCTCGCCAAACCTCTCCCGGCTGCAACACCACAGAAATATGGATCAAGCATAATGTATATGAGTATGTACGAATCAAAGAAAGGTTGAGTTGGAGATGCTTGACAAGTCCATGATCAGCGCGCACCTGAAGCGGATACGGCGGAGCTCGCGGGTGCCGTCGCCGAGCTCACGGATGGTGAGGCAGACGCCCGGCTCGTCCTCCTCGATCCACTCTGCCGCTTCCAGGTCGCTCGCATTGCTGATGGACACGGAGGCCTCGTCCCGGGACGAGGTGGTGGCGCGCGACGGGTCGTAGGACGACGGGCCACCACCGCCCATAGCTGATGTGCCGGCCGCCGCGGAGGTTAGCATGTTGAAGTGGTGAGCCCAGACGTGGTCGGACGGGTCGGGGACGGCCGCGGACGGGTAGTACGCTGCCGTGGTAGAAGGCGAGGCCGCGTACGGCGCCGACGACCCTGGCATTGCCTTGCACGACGTGCTCCGGGCGATCGGCTCTttgctcgccggcggcggctgcggcggcatTACCACCGGGCTGCCCCTAGTCGAGCCGCCCCGAGAGTAGGACAACTCTCTCTGCAGGCATCCAATGCTTATTCGCGTTGAGGCAGATCGATCATGGAGATTATGACGGTGAATAATTCAAGCGAAATACATGTGTGCATGTACCGACCAGCACGGAGTCATCGACGGAGGACGCTGGAGTGGAACCCCCTTGCTGCCGGCCGCTGAATGTTAGCACGTTGTACAGCTCCACGATGCGATCGTAGTTCTCGCCCCACCACCGCTGCGCCTCCCACTTGTTGAACATCTCCCGGCTACGTTCGTTAGCACACACATGCACAAGAACGCAGCAAGCACACACGTAAGAGCGAGTTTATCATGCAAGACTTAATGATCGCCCATTCGCCTGGTCGCGGTAAGCTGAGCACGGCAACTGTACAAGAGAAATGTAACTAAATTAAACCTGAAGCGGATGCGCTTGAGGTCGTTGCCGCCGCCGGGGAGCGTGCCGAAGGTGATCTGGACGCCGGGCTCCACCTGCGCCGTCCACTCCCTGGGCACGGCGGCCTCCTCCACAACGACCACCTCGTCACCAGCCGCCTCCCCGATGCTCGGATCCCAGCTGCTACCACCCGGGCTCTTGACTCCTTGCTGCCAGCCGCGGTTGCTCCTGGCCACGTCCCACGTCGGCGGCGCGGTTCGCACGCCGGCATTTGCTGCTGCCAATGCCGTCCTTGCGTGATAGTCCTCACCGAGAACCCTGCTTGTCAGCGTGAAGCCAGTGTCGTCAATGAAGCCGGGGTAGCGGGGGCGGTAGCTCCTGGACGACGGAGCCCCGGCTGCACCCTTGTGCTGCTTGTTGGAGCCGGAGAACTTGAGCACCATGTCCTTGAGCTGAAGACAACACATTGCATCATAGGATCAAGACTAGTTAGCCACCACTACTCACAAGGTCACATCTAACAAGTGTAATGCACGTAAACTCTGACTCGAACTAGCTTATAAGTAGCTATCGTATGCTATACTATATCTGGGAAACATTTacacactactaaaaaaacacAATCCCACTCGGTTTTCAAACTGACTAAAACAGAGTGACGGTGAAAATAAACGTGTATCACAGTCGATTCTCGCCTTACGTGAAATATGTGTGCGTGAAGTTGATGGGGTTCGAATCCACGACATCTCACCTTGCGATAAGttttcttaccatctcacataTTACCCTTGTTGCCCAAAAATTCTATCGATTattttagcatctaaattacttcaaatgaaaattttgtcaactaaaaatttatagatctcgtcgagtgctataatttttatataaacaattttttcatttgactttgtatgaaaatattACGAAGTATCAAATATTTCACTACAGACTTAGAATACAACTAGTTTCTCTTTTTTCATTTCACCAGTCTCTTTACTACAATCAATGTTACACAACCTCATtctttcattaaaaatatttatgttaaaacATTAGTATAATCTCTTTAGTTTGTATCTATAAGGATAAATATTGTCATTTTTAGCATTCTTTTCTCTTATAAACCTTAAGCATACAAAATAttaattatgaaaaataattatgatcAAAAATATTAATTGGCAAAATATTTTATATTGAAATTATTAATTGAAAAAAGTATTTTCATCATAATGGTACTTGTGATAATATTAGAATGGTCTTTTTAGTTTGTGTTTATAGTAGGATAAATGTTCATTTTGACCATTTTTTCCCTATATATTTATTGGAATTCTATGTGTTACAAACTATATGCATACTAATTGTTAGTTGTGAATTTTTTATcacattatttaaaaatattttttctcaaagTTATTAATTGTGAAAATGTTATTATTGATGGCATATTAGCAAAACCGATAGGAATAAGACATTATTCGAATCGGTTCTGCTTAGAACCATATGGAATAATAGTGTTATTATTCCAGTCTATTTTATCTATGAATCGATTAGAATAATGTCTTATTATAGTTGGTTTTTAGCCTATTGGCCATCTCAGACGGGTAGAACTTATAAACCGACTGAATAAGAGTATCTAACTAGGATTGTTATTTTGGaactgactgggattatgtttTTTTAGTAGAGACATGTGGAATTGTTTACATACGTGGCGTCAAATAAAGCAATTGATATTTAATCTTAATTAGACGAATCATGCTTGAGTATATATGTACCCAAGTACGGTCTTTTAAGCTTCCATGACCAAAAAGGATGCCTGCTGACTAATGACTTCATAATAATGACTTTAAAGCATACCCGTAACGCACACTCTTAAATCAAAGCAGCTAGGTTATGGCGGCACACGGCTACAGATACAGAGACAACGCAGGGACAGAGGACCACTCTGGCTAGGGACACGCCACAGTAGGGAAATCGATCAGTCTTTAACCTTTTGTCTGAAACAAGGAACCATGCATGCTGTCACAGTGTCATGtaagcatgcatgcattacCCTCAAAGCAACATAGTAACCGGTGCGGTTAATAATGGCGCCAAAGGCACGCAGCAGCGTATGATCCCCATCCCCTGCGACGCATGCACGCATTATGCGTTGCGTGCGCGCTTGAAAGGACACCAAGCAAGGCCTGGGACAACGTACGGCAGATACTTGGGTCGCCGCGGCACGGCATCATTCGCGTGCGTATCTGCGTGGCCCGGCGGCCGGGCGGCACGGGGAGGCCCTGCCTGGGCCCTGCGGCGTAGGCCGCCGCCAGGCCGAGGACCACGCACCGTGGCCCGCGGCCGGCCTTTATTCGATGGCGAATGCAGAGAGCGCAGGCGAGCAAATCCCAGGTTGTAAAAAAACACGGCCGAGGCATGCCTTTCCACGAGGAAAAGAGGCAGCTGTGGCGTGATCCAGTTCCAGGGCGCACTGCGTCACCGTGGCTCAGTGTGTACAGCATAGCCTAGCCTTTTTCTTTTGGGCAAAGAGAataaatgatggtggtgacaaGTGATCACTAGCGAGTGAATAAAGGGCAGGGAATGTTGGGAGCAAAATCAAATCAGGCATAGGCAAAGTGGCAAACTGCAAAGGTGTTAAGGGGATGGGGATCTAACATCCAAGCTAGAACGAAAGTGGTCTTCTCCCCACCACCACATCCACTCATCCTCCCTTGACCAGCTTTGCCGACGAACGCCGTGAGCATGTACTGGTTAGACCGCTAAAGGAAGTGATTGAAACGCTGTCATTCGCGTTGCACTATTAGAGATACAGGCATGGTTTAGCAACAGTATTCTCACTGTGGTGAAAATAGCTTTTGAGGAAAACTGTTCAAATTAAACAAGTCTCTGGCGAGCTCCCGTCACTGTATCTGTCCTTGAGTGGAGTGTGACACAAGGCAGAGGCTTATGAACGGGAAGGCACAAGGGCTTGTGAGTAAGCAGCTGGGACAGGGACTGAGAAAATGATGCAAGAAATCCGAAAACGACGATCTGAGTGAGCATGATGTGTACGCGTTCGTTCAATTGATTGCGTTGCGTGGGGCGGCGGAACTACTCCTATGACTCTGCACTGAGCGGTGCAGGACTTAGCCAAATAGGCATGCAGACAGCCAGGGAATGGCGATGCATTCTTTGTCTCATGCACCCTCATCAACCACCCGCCCGCCTTTTGAATGTGTTGTGTTGGCGTCTTCCTGCAGCATTACCAGTTGGACTAGGAATTCAATTCGGGTGTGCGACATGGCCGGCCCATGCGTCCCGTGGTCTTGCTCGGGCAATTCCTAGGCGTTGGCGCTGTGCCATCGTGTGCAtaactcctctctctctctctctctctgccacgCACATTACTAAGACAGCAAGTATTTCAAAAGAGTAATATGTACAACGTACTCCGATATAGTAGTAGCATATAGAGAGCAGAGAACACAGAGAGAAGGGGGTACCTGCGAGGTAAGGGACTTGACGGCATCTTTGCCGTGAGGCGTGGCCGCGGCACTGGAGCCGTCCTCTCCGCCTTCCTTCGAGGAACACGCAATGCATGCAAGCATCTTCAGTTACGAGTCACTGCTCTATCTCCTGTAGATCGCGCTAGCTGCAAAAGGTGCATCTAACGTTTCATATCTCCACTAGCAACTTAAGATTAGATTATGCCCATGCAGCCAGTACAACTAGAAACGCATCCacgtatatgcatgcatgcatgcatgcatgaattcaCGGATCGACGGTCAAACTCAAACCACGACAAATCTAGTGCATCCTGGAGATATTGAATGGTAAACTATTGATGCATGCAAGATCTGCAGTACATCGCTCCTATGTCAGTGTGTAACACGGTTCTAGCACGTGCAACCACCCCATTCGGTCAGAGAAATATATAAATACTGCGCGCTGCACTGTAACAGCACCGGCCAGTTTCCACCCATGGTAAACTCAGGCCGAGAGCATGCACGGCCTCGCGGCTGCCCCGGGTAGAGAACCGCACGCGCGGAGCTGCGCGTCGACGTGGCCTCTCCACATCACACGCCGGCAAAGTCAGCCTTGTCCTGTCCAGGAAGCAACTCAACTATGCAAATGCAAGCTAGGGACTAGAGCTTGCGGCAACAGTTTCGCCGGCGCTAAACGGGGCATAGCAGTAGGGAGACATACACAAATGAAAGCGAAGCTAACAAGCAACCCATGCCAATGGCAGTATCAGCGGCACAGGCTGTTGCGAAACAGTAGAAACACTATGCAGACAAAGCAGAGGATGAATGGGCAGGCACAACAATTGTTTTTGTATCTGCGAGATCAGAGAGAGAGTGCATGCCATGGCAATGGCTGCATATGTATACGATGCACAACGGCAGGTAAAATACAGCGTACATGGCGGGCTGAGAAGCTTCTGATGTTTTCTCTATCTATGGCTGTACCGTACACAGAGGCTAGCGCGCCCTCGCCCCACCCCCACGCTGGACAGGCCGCAGGCGCGTATGGGGAAGACTCCAAGCGACACGGACAGCAGCAGGAGGAGCTCGGCGCACGAGGCGCGCAGTCGCAGTCCCGCAGAGATAGCATCAGTCTATGATGCTGGGGCCCATCCACCCCTTCCCCGAGATCAACGTATTGCCTGGACTTTATTGATCTTCTCAGGCGCCGGGCCCCGTCAAAGCGGACAGTGAGTATCATCGAGCGTCTGCAGGATGGCCCCCCTAAGATTTTACTCTACCATTTTCTTTTGAAAACAATATATTTTGCTGATTCTCAAAGAAAAACGAtatattttccttttcaattTGTTAGTGCATGTTGAAGAGGGGAAAAAATATGAAGAGGAAAACATGCGGATGCTGTTGGAGTCGTCCTAGCGGTGTAGACCTTCCCAAGTACCCTTAAACCACGCGATATTGATGTGGGTCCTTTTGCCAGGTGATTATTCaattgggcggggggggggggggcgggggggggggtgataaGAGAAGAGGATGCACTGATGAAGCAATGTGGCCGGCGTCCGGCGAGATACTTACAGGTAACTGACGGCCCAAAGCTAGAGAGTATCCTCCCTCGCGTCCACGAATTTACCCGCCGTGCAAACAGTGTGCGCCACAGCCAGAGCCAAAAGCGGTATGCCGGCGTCTTCTTCCCcggccggcctcctcctcaatCTCCCGGCCTCGAATGATCTGAAAAATTTAGGTGTGATCACACAAGGCTATAAGAGAAGAGACAATGCATCAGATGCAACCATCTAAGATAAAGATTCCAataagtgtgtgtgtgtggggggggggggggggctgacTTAAACTTGTGACGAACAGGACAGTAAACATGCAATAGAGCAGAAAAAACCAAAAGAGCAGAGCAaacagaaataaaaaggaagacAGCGGCGGACTTAGCGCGTGGGTACCACGAAGTCCTGTGGTCTCGGCTGGTGTCGATCTCGAGCGTTGGAGAAGAACAACACCCAATCAAATCGTGGACTGATGGATTCCGTAGCAGGGCACAACAAACTGAATATCGAGAGAGGGAGACAGATTTGGATTTGACTGAGAACAAAGGCGGCTCTGAGGACAAAAGGAATGCATTCAAGCAAGCGAGGATTACTTACcaacagaagaagaaaggaatCCACGTCCGGATGGATGGAtctccagagagagagagagagagagaggagcggcGGGTGGAGGATCCAGCAGGCAGAGGGAGGGAATGGCGGCGCTCGTGCTCGGCTGCGCTGCGCTGCGTGGTCTGGATTTGGACTTTTAAGCTAGCCTTGTGTGCGTGAAGGGTGTGGCACTGGCAGGACGATTGCAGTCGGCCAGTCGGGCCTTGCTTTGCAGTTGTTTCGTTTGGTTTTGTAGGCAGTTAGAGAGGGGCTCGGGCTGCGTGATTACCACGGATACAAAAGCATGCGGACAAGTATGTAATGGTGTATGATTTGTATAGAAAATTAGTCTCCTCGCGATGTAGGCTATGTTGATATGCTGATTATTTTCTCCACATTGTCCCCATAAGGAATTTACTCTACATATATAGAAATTACCCAGTACGTTAAGCCACTCTTGTTGGACATAGTCCATACCACATCGGCAGTCCACATTGATACGTTGGTCGCTTTGTAGGCGACATAGCGTCATTATGCTTGGCCTACATGCGCTCTCCGTTCCGTCGCTACGCCCGTAAAACATGTCACCTCATCAGTCCCCTCCTCCTAGCCCAGTGACACTGCCACACTTGTCATGTTTCGCTAATCCTCGTGCCACTCCCAATACtatcctatttaactattgtTCATAAGAAGCCGCACACATATAGCACATAATATATACTTCCTCCGTCCTACAAAGACTTGATTTTAAGCATTCAAAATTTATCTCACAAAAATTTGATTTGTGGCCAATTTGGACCCATACCGCAAAGACTAGACGCTATTACTGCTCCTCGAATTCAGTCTTGCCCCCCAGCCCCTAATCAGCGCCATGGCTATTACTGCACATCGTGAAattgttataatttttataaagtgTTGAAATCGGAAATATAAAACTATGGTTATGTTTTATGCTATTATAATCTTCATTATCATCATCTACAAGGGTCAAGTTGTAAGCTTTGATCTTTACCATATGAACTTTAACATGGAATTCAAGATTGATGTAAAAAAATATGCTCCTACGTACCTGACTCTTGCATCATCGGATCTAGGTAAAAATCGAATGGATGCCATTGTTCTCCATAGAGGACTTTCTCTCCTTGGACAATAGCTGCTTCATGaaggccttcttcttcttcttgttcatgTGCTGCTTTCTGACTACCACTTCTACGGCTGGAATATTGAGATCAGGTAATACAACTGAAGCTTAGCGCCATTTTTTCTGTCTTAGCACCCTATTTTTTGTGCTTAGCGCCATGTCATGGCGGCAAAGCTTGCTAATTTTTGTGAAATCAATCGCGAATTAGTGGTAAATAGAATTGACGGCAATGACTTGATTATGTGAATTTGATTGTTTTTTATGCGCTGTGACTTTGCCAGTTATCTAGTTAATCGCCTTTTCATTAACTGGGTGCATCGATCAGGTGGAAAACTCATTGAATTGCCTCGGTGAACTGAAGCGGTAGCAATGCGTACAAAGCCTGGGATTTGCGGTGTGCGGGATTAAGTGGGGGCATATCAGTCATTTCACGTTAACTTTAATATGTCCTGAAAATGCTAAAAATCAACTCTTTGTGAGATGGAGGGAGTACTATGCATTGAGATGCTTATTTCTACACATCAATTTAATGCACTCTTTCACATCTAAGAAATATCAAGTCACTATTTGTTTCAACTTGCAGACTATAAATTGTGATCACAATCTGcaagctgaaataaatagacAGATTGTGCAATACAGCTTTTAACAATATAGTAATTTGTCTTCCACTAGTTTATACAAATTATGCAATCTAGCTTTTACAATCAAACTCATTATAATCCATAATCTACAATTTATTTTTCAcaatctccagctgaaacaaatatACCATAAGTATAGACAATGCTTTGGGAGCACCCCCACTTATGCCAatttatctatctattatattattatttgagagaaaaaagagatacCACATCCGCTCTCAAGGtcataaaattaccatattaatcagaaaaaaaaaatttagaccactcattattataaacatctaatGATCCAAACTAAATTAAAGAacccatatcaaatacgattactaaatagctaaattcgaaaaccaaagagtccatatcaaatacgattaataaataccttaatttggaattaaatattatgaaaaaatagTAGTTCAATTTCATACGGTTTGGGAagcaaatatctaaaattaggggttagaaaaggaaaaaataaggatccatatcaaatgtagtcttataaaaaatcaagttaTTATAAAAAACCTAAAGTAAGagtctatgtaaaatacaattaatcaacaGCTACAATTCACAAGCACTCataaaaaatacataggacgtagggctattatcctttgGGAGACCTGAATTTGGATAACCTCAGTGTTCTTAAGTTCAGCACATACACATTGATGAATGCACACCTTTAGCGTTATTTACGCGCTCTTCGACGATACATCCTGGaattattgtcagggattaaccctcaatAGTTGGCGCGCTAGGTAAGAGGCGCATTTTTTGCGTTTCGATAGGTGTTAGAGATcagattgggctacccatgtccGGATCCACAGCAACTGCCGAGTCCCGTTCCGTGGACCCCGGTCACTGCAAGGTATTCATCATTGGTACAACCTAGATGAGCCCACTGTGCTCCGGAATGGGATACCGAACCGGAGTTTGAAGGCTCCGAGGCCCAACGAGAGGTTTGCAAGACAACTTATGCAACGAGGGGCAGCGGTGGCTCCTGTGTTCTGGGTGCCGGTGATGATCCCCAAGCCATGCACCTAGCGGGTAACTAGACCAGAGCCGGATATTGGAACGCTTCGATACAGCCCCAACCACCACAATGTCGCACGGTGGAGCTGCctcaaaggatatgctcccagtcacCGAGAGAACATTGGTAACATAGGCCTAGGTTTGGGCTGTGCGTGAGTCCTTCGGCTCGATGATCTCCAGCACGAGGCTCCCTAAGGGCTCCTTGAGCGCCTTTAAAGCATCTTGGAGAATCCTATGAGTAGTGCTCTCGTTGTACCTAAGTTGAGTGTGTTCGGCGGCGATCgtggcttttttttctttggagcTCACTACACTTCTATTGATGCACGAGCTACACCTTCTTTTCTTCGGCAGTTGCCTCTCCAGTTCAACGCACCTGCTGGCGGTCGCTTCCTTATCT harbors:
- the LOC133889005 gene encoding protein Brevis radix-like 2, producing the protein MLACIACSSKEGGEDGSSAAATPHGKDAVKSLTSQLKDMVLKFSGSNKQHKGAAGAPSSRSYRPRYPGFIDDTGFTLTSRVLGEDYHARTALAAANAGVRTAPPTWDVARSNRGWQQGVKSPGGSSWDPSIGEAAGDEVVVVEEAAVPREWTAQVEPGVQITFGTLPGGGNDLKRIRFSREMFNKWEAQRWWGENYDRIVELYNVLTFSGRQQGGSTPASSVDDSVLRELSYSRGGSTRGSPVVMPPQPPPASKEPIARSTSCKAMPGSSAPYAASPSTTAAYYPSAAVPDPSDHVWAHHFNMLTSAAAGTSAMGGGGPSSYDPSRATTSSRDEASVSISNASDLEAAEWIEEDEPGVCLTIRELGDGTRELRRIRFSRERFGEDRAKVWWEQNRERIQAEYL